From Pseudofrankia saprophytica, a single genomic window includes:
- a CDS encoding metal-sulfur cluster assembly factor has protein sequence MNDSTAPSDTALAEDAPLPEAVTAGAMVPGAASQPRLSAPSVDKAAIEDIEEAMRDVVDPELGINVVDLGLVYGITVSDDNAATLDMTLTSAACPLTDVIEDQARSALVDGPDSLVTDITINWVWMPPWGPDKITEDGREQLRALGFNV, from the coding sequence ATGAACGACAGCACCGCTCCTTCCGACACCGCTCTGGCCGAGGACGCCCCGCTGCCGGAGGCCGTGACCGCGGGCGCCATGGTGCCCGGCGCGGCCAGCCAGCCCCGGCTCAGTGCCCCGTCCGTCGACAAGGCGGCGATCGAGGACATCGAGGAGGCGATGCGCGACGTCGTCGACCCCGAGCTCGGCATCAACGTCGTCGACCTCGGCCTCGTCTACGGGATCACTGTCTCCGACGACAACGCCGCCACCCTCGACATGACGCTGACGTCAGCCGCCTGCCCGCTCACCGACGTGATCGAGGACCAGGCCCGGTCCGCGCTCGTCGACGGCCCGGACTCGCTGGTCACCGACATCACGATCAACTGGGTCTGGATGCCCCCGTGGGGCCCCGACAAGATCACCGAAGACGGCCGCGAGCAGCTCCGCGCCCTTGGTTTCAACGTCTGA
- the sufU gene encoding Fe-S cluster assembly sulfur transfer protein SufU has translation MKLDSMYQEIILDHYRNPHHRGLREPFDAEVHHVNPTCGDEVTVRVKILDDTVVDVSYEGEGCSISQASASVMTDLVIGRSVEDAMTLEREFLALMQSRGTVEPDEDVLEDAVAFAGVSKYPARVKCALLGWMAWKDATAQAASGSPTDSAAEASPLPLEAGSVPEQEKQA, from the coding sequence GTGAAGCTGGACTCGATGTACCAGGAGATCATCCTGGACCATTACCGCAACCCGCACCACCGTGGGCTGCGCGAGCCGTTCGACGCCGAGGTGCATCACGTCAACCCGACCTGCGGCGACGAGGTCACGGTGCGGGTGAAGATCCTCGATGACACGGTCGTGGACGTCTCCTACGAGGGCGAGGGCTGCTCGATCAGCCAGGCGTCCGCGAGCGTGATGACCGACCTGGTCATCGGCCGCAGTGTCGAGGACGCGATGACGCTGGAACGCGAGTTCCTGGCGCTCATGCAGTCCCGCGGCACCGTCGAGCCGGACGAGGACGTCCTCGAGGACGCGGTCGCGTTCGCCGGGGTGTCGAAGTACCCGGCCCGGGTCAAGTGCGCGCTGCTGGGCTGGATGGCCTGGAAGGACGCCACTGCCCAGGCCGCCAGCGGGTCGCCCACCGACTCCGCCGCCGAGGCATCCCCCCTTCCTCTAGAGGCCGGGTCCGTTCCCGAGCAGGAGAAGCAGGCATGA
- a CDS encoding cysteine desulfurase: protein MAGTLKLDVAEFDVELVRKDFPILDRVVHGDRPLVYLDSAATSQKPRAVLDAEREYYELHNANVHRGIHVLAEEATALYEAARDKVAAFIGAPDRHEVVFTKNSSEALNLVAYAFSNAASHGGEAERFRLGPGDEVVITEMEHHSNLVPWQMLCQRTGATLRWLGLTDDGRLDLSNLDEVVNARTKVVSFVHQSNILGTVNPVATIAARAREVGALTVVDGSQSVPHLPVDVAALGVDFFAFTGHKMCGPTGIGVLWGRRELLEVMPPFLGGGEMIELVTMEGSTYAPPPHRFEAGTPMIAQAVGLGAAVDYLTGLAGGAGMAAVAAHEHALTIYALERLVEVPGLRIIGPAEAVDRGGAISFLLAGKDGRAIHPHDVGQVLDEQGIAVRVGHHCARPVCLRYGVPATTRASFHLYTTTGEIDALVEGLAGVRRFFGA, encoded by the coding sequence ATGGCTGGCACTCTCAAGCTCGACGTCGCGGAGTTCGACGTGGAGCTCGTCCGCAAGGACTTCCCGATCCTCGACCGGGTCGTGCACGGCGACAGGCCGCTCGTCTACCTCGACAGCGCGGCGACGTCGCAGAAGCCGCGCGCGGTGCTCGACGCCGAGCGTGAGTACTACGAGCTGCACAACGCCAACGTGCACCGCGGCATCCACGTGCTCGCCGAGGAGGCGACCGCGCTCTACGAGGCCGCCCGCGACAAGGTCGCCGCGTTCATCGGCGCGCCCGACCGGCACGAGGTCGTCTTCACCAAGAACTCCTCCGAGGCGCTCAACCTCGTCGCCTACGCGTTCAGTAACGCGGCGTCCCACGGCGGCGAGGCCGAGCGCTTCCGGCTCGGCCCGGGCGACGAGGTCGTCATCACCGAGATGGAGCACCACTCGAACCTGGTGCCCTGGCAGATGCTCTGCCAGCGCACCGGCGCGACGCTGCGCTGGCTTGGTCTGACCGACGACGGCCGGCTCGACCTGTCCAACCTGGACGAGGTCGTCAACGCCCGGACGAAGGTCGTCTCGTTCGTCCACCAGTCGAACATCCTGGGCACGGTCAACCCGGTGGCGACGATCGCCGCCCGCGCCCGCGAGGTCGGGGCGCTGACCGTGGTCGACGGCTCGCAGTCGGTGCCGCACCTGCCGGTGGACGTGGCGGCGCTCGGCGTCGACTTCTTCGCCTTCACCGGGCACAAGATGTGCGGCCCGACCGGCATCGGCGTGCTGTGGGGGCGCCGGGAGCTGCTCGAGGTCATGCCGCCGTTCCTCGGTGGTGGCGAGATGATCGAGCTGGTGACGATGGAGGGGAGCACCTACGCCCCGCCGCCGCACCGGTTCGAGGCCGGCACCCCGATGATCGCCCAGGCGGTCGGGCTCGGCGCCGCCGTCGACTACCTGACGGGGCTCGCGGGCGGGGCCGGGATGGCCGCCGTCGCCGCGCACGAGCACGCGCTCACCATCTACGCGCTGGAGCGGCTCGTCGAGGTGCCCGGACTGCGGATCATCGGCCCGGCCGAGGCCGTCGACCGGGGCGGGGCGATCTCGTTCCTGCTCGCGGGCAAGGACGGACGAGCGATCCACCCGCATGACGTCGGCCAGGTCCTCGACGAGCAGGGGATCGCCGTTCGCGTCGGCCACCACTGTGCCCGGCCGGTGTGCCTGCGCTACGGCGTTCCCGCGACGACCAGGGCGTCGTTCCACCTTTACACCACCACCGGCGAGATCGACGCGTTGGTGGAAGGGTTGGCCGGGGTGCGGAGGTTCTTCGGAGCGTGA
- the sufC gene encoding Fe-S cluster assembly ATPase SufC, with the protein MSTLEIQNLHVTVETDGEGPREILKGVDLTVRKGETHAIMGPNGSGKSTLSYSIAGHPKYTVTEGSITLDGEDVLAMSVDARARAGIFLAMQYPVEVPGVSVSNFLRTSATAVRGEAPKLRLWIKEVKEAMKDLEVDPAFAERGVNEGFSGGEKKRHEILQMTLLKPKIAILDETDSGLDVDALRVVSAGINAVRATGETGTLLITHYTRILRYVQPEFVHVMAGGKIVDEGGPELAATLEEGGYDRYVKVGAGA; encoded by the coding sequence GTGTCGACCTTGGAGATCCAGAACCTGCACGTCACGGTGGAGACCGACGGCGAGGGCCCGCGCGAGATCCTGAAGGGCGTCGACCTGACCGTCCGCAAGGGCGAGACGCACGCGATCATGGGGCCGAACGGCTCCGGCAAGTCGACGCTGTCCTACTCGATCGCCGGCCACCCGAAGTACACGGTGACCGAGGGCTCGATCACGCTGGACGGCGAGGACGTGCTCGCGATGAGCGTCGACGCCCGCGCCCGCGCCGGCATCTTCCTGGCCATGCAGTACCCGGTCGAGGTGCCCGGCGTCTCCGTCTCCAACTTCCTGCGTACCTCCGCCACGGCCGTCCGGGGCGAGGCCCCGAAGCTGCGGCTGTGGATCAAGGAGGTCAAGGAGGCGATGAAGGACCTCGAGGTGGACCCGGCGTTCGCCGAGCGCGGCGTGAACGAGGGCTTCTCCGGCGGCGAGAAGAAGCGTCACGAGATCCTGCAGATGACGCTGCTCAAGCCGAAGATCGCGATCCTCGACGAGACCGACTCCGGCCTCGACGTGGACGCGTTGCGGGTCGTCTCCGCGGGGATCAACGCGGTCCGCGCGACCGGCGAGACCGGCACACTGCTGATCACGCACTACACCCGGATCCTGCGCTACGTGCAGCCGGAGTTCGTGCACGTGATGGCCGGCGGGAAGATCGTCGACGAGGGCGGCCCGGAGCTCGCGGCCACGCTCGAAGAGGGCGGCTACGACAGGTACGTCAAGGTCGGCGCGGGAGCGTGA
- a CDS encoding non-heme iron oxygenase ferredoxin subunit has protein sequence MSRQRVCALDDVAEEAALGVELDVEGADEPTPVCVVRSGGRVFAIRDECSHQDVQLSDGEVEDGKIECWLHGSQFDLESGKPTCLPATDPVPTYPVTIEGGDVYVDLAAANLK, from the coding sequence GTGAGTCGGCAGAGGGTGTGCGCGCTCGACGACGTCGCCGAGGAGGCGGCGCTGGGCGTCGAGCTTGATGTAGAGGGTGCGGACGAGCCGACGCCGGTGTGCGTGGTGCGCTCCGGCGGACGGGTGTTCGCGATCCGGGACGAGTGCTCGCACCAGGACGTCCAGCTGTCGGACGGCGAGGTCGAGGACGGGAAGATCGAGTGCTGGCTGCACGGCTCCCAGTTCGACCTGGAGAGCGGCAAGCCGACCTGCCTCCCGGCCACCGACCCGGTGCCCACCTATCCCGTGACCATCGAGGGCGGCGACGTCTACGTCGACCTGGCCGCCGCCAACCTTAAGTGA
- the sufD gene encoding Fe-S cluster assembly protein SufD, whose protein sequence is MAVIDATGRPPMVPAPSAPVRSRDPEAHPVPTGREEAWRFTPLRPLKPLIAGQEPDGKIDISVAAPEGVEVEFVDSGDPRVGRVLTPVDRVAAFATVRAGGAVAVTVPAEAELTEPVMVALRGEGGVCYSHLAIEVGPFARATVVLDHTGTAKYAGNVEVYVGHGASVTFVSLQDWDGDAVHAGAHAFSLGRDAKLRATHITLGGHLVRINPTVDYRGPGGDAELAGLFFTDAGQHQEHRLLVTHQERNCRSRVTYKGALRGLDAHSVWIGDVLIGADAVGTDTYEINRNLVLTDGARADSVPNLEILTGEVAGAGHASATGRFDDEVLFYLMARGIPAEEARRLVVRGFFGEVLDRVGIESLRERVTATVDAELAAVGS, encoded by the coding sequence ATGGCGGTCATTGACGCCACCGGCCGCCCGCCGATGGTGCCGGCGCCGAGCGCCCCGGTCCGGTCCCGTGACCCCGAGGCCCACCCCGTGCCGACCGGTCGGGAGGAGGCCTGGCGGTTCACCCCGCTGCGCCCGCTCAAGCCGCTGATCGCCGGCCAGGAGCCCGACGGGAAGATCGACATCTCGGTCGCGGCGCCGGAGGGCGTCGAGGTCGAGTTCGTGGACTCGGGCGACCCGCGCGTCGGCCGGGTGCTCACCCCGGTCGACCGGGTCGCGGCGTTCGCGACAGTGCGGGCCGGCGGCGCCGTCGCCGTCACGGTCCCGGCCGAGGCCGAGCTGACCGAGCCGGTCATGGTGGCGCTGCGGGGCGAAGGCGGGGTCTGCTACAGCCACCTGGCGATCGAGGTCGGCCCGTTCGCGCGCGCGACCGTGGTTCTCGACCACACCGGCACGGCGAAGTACGCCGGCAACGTCGAGGTGTACGTCGGCCACGGCGCGTCGGTCACCTTCGTCTCGCTGCAGGACTGGGACGGCGACGCGGTGCACGCCGGGGCGCACGCCTTCTCGCTCGGCCGGGACGCGAAGCTGCGGGCCACCCACATCACGCTGGGCGGCCACCTGGTGCGGATCAACCCGACGGTCGACTACCGCGGCCCCGGCGGGGACGCGGAGCTGGCCGGGCTGTTCTTCACCGACGCCGGACAGCACCAGGAGCACCGCCTGCTGGTCACCCACCAGGAGCGCAACTGCCGCAGCCGGGTGACCTACAAGGGCGCCCTGCGGGGCCTCGACGCGCACTCGGTGTGGATCGGTGACGTGCTCATCGGCGCGGACGCGGTCGGTACCGACACCTACGAGATCAACCGCAACCTGGTGCTGACCGACGGGGCGCGGGCCGACTCGGTGCCGAACCTGGAGATCCTCACCGGTGAGGTGGCCGGCGCCGGCCATGCCAGCGCGACGGGCAGGTTCGACGACGAGGTGCTGTTCTACCTGATGGCCCGGGGGATCCCGGCCGAGGAGGCGCGCCGGTTGGTCGTGCGCGGCTTCTTCGGCGAGGTGCTCGACCGGGTCGGCATCGAGTCGCTGCGTGAGCGGGTGACCGCCACCGTCGACGCCGAGCTGGCGGCGGTGGGCTCGTGA